A region from the Mercenaria mercenaria strain notata chromosome 7, MADL_Memer_1, whole genome shotgun sequence genome encodes:
- the LOC123554015 gene encoding LHFPL tetraspan subfamily member 6 protein-like — MSGLSGIGVFWAFSSFVSSVILCVGFFMPHWITGQMFIQHIGKSGQTVPVQFGIFRRCNYPAINAHGELTVVLECGRYTTFTDIPSTSWQIATLVIGMACGICMLVSLTALFGICVKGVVIPTVARSAGILQMCSGLLMATGVGIYPNGWDSPEVQQACGNASKSYHLGDCSLSWCFYMTSVGIGVTLMCSALAFHAPKRKQVVTGYAL; from the exons ATGTCTGGATTATCTGGAATCGGAGTATTTTGGGCGTTTTCGTCCTTTGTTTCTTCTGTAATATTGTGTGTCGGGTTCTTTATGCCTCATTGGATAACAGGACAAATGTTTATTCAACACATTGGAAAATCTGGACAAACTGTTCCAGTACAGTTTGGTATATTCCGTCGGTGTAACTATCCGGCGATAAATGCCCACGGTGAACTTACGGTGGTACTCGAATGTGGCCGGTATACGACATTTACGGACATTCCTAGCACATCATGGCAGATAGCCACTCTTGTGATTGGGATGGCATGTGGGATTTGTATGCTTGTCTCATTGACGGCTTTGTTTGGTATATGCGTGAAGGGCGTGGTAATCCCGACTGTGGCGCGATCGGCGGGAATTCTTCAAATGTGTTCAG gtttATTAATGGCTACTGGTGTGGGCATATATCCAAATGGTTGGGATAGCCCCGAGGTGCAGCAAGCCTGTGGAAATGCTTCCAAATCTTATCACCTAG gtgacTGTTCATTATCTTGGTGTTTCTACATGACCTCTGTAGGAATAGGGGTTACCCTAATGTGCTCAGCTCTTGCTTTCCATGCGCCTAAACGGAAACAGGTCGTAACAGGATATGCTCTGTAG